Proteins found in one Cetobacterium somerae ATCC BAA-474 genomic segment:
- a CDS encoding efflux RND transporter permease subunit, which produces MSLTELTIKNKVTAYLLFILLLIVGYVSYDKSEKAEDPGFTIKVALITTNWPGANAKQVGDLVSKRIADQVQNMDALDYVESKNVDGQSNVYVNIKSEYKDLQPVWQELRDRINTFVVPYLPTGVQTPQINTYFGDVYGTLLALGGDGYTYEELYETATKLKETLLFAVPQIGRIDISGVQSQTIYVDIDNKLLSQTGITLQTILTTLNNSNIIIKGGDIVINEDRLKINPTGNFESIEDIKNTVITSNDGKESIYLKEIANIYKGYQEPSPYSIDFNGNNAITLGVSLGSGEDILVMSNGIQNTLKEFKKNLPIGLEIGEIYYQPDLVQVKVTSFIANLFQAVITIVLVMLAFLGIRSGLIVAALTPTSIAFTLIGLYYMDYGINQITLAGLIIALGMLVDNAVVMSENIIVLLENGKGRMEACLESAKTLAIPLLVSSITTIMAFSPIILNKEDMGQYVGPLTIVVMLALIGSWLINQTLIPLLCYDFIKIKAGEKQDLNSKPYLIYRNILLTVLKNKKITLIGTAISFILGLWLLGLVPNNFMPASTDPVMSTYIRLPKGTDINFTREVVKDANNFISKNYSTGDQEPLPPTLWDYITTGGTTLVYKKPGVLSWGSFIGGGAPRFSTGYTPETRLTEYAYIMYNLTDYTLIPKISTEINTYLKNKYPSIDIVTKGLGSGVTLEKDLGYVLTSNDITLLKKCANELKNKLNNTPGAYSISDAWGNEVPDISIEINQEKAQAAGFNNDTIGKDLQFVLQGYNATVFRDFNAPPQSTIIPVVLRGKNTYKNDIKSIESIELINSSGKAVPLKQIANIKLDFRQNYISTRNMAYSIEIDAAVKDDTTPLEVNKLVEPWLKEKLKEWGPNIKYYPSGIMKTSKENQDALFAQVPFAILMMFVLVVGQFNSMKKGLTIMLVIPLSLLGIAIGLLITNTQLGFMAMIGIISLAGVVLNHAIILVDKMTIEKEELKRSDQDAIVFGCQSRLRPIFLTVATTLVGLMPLYFFGGPLFQPLAVVLIFGLATDTVLALGVIPVIYATFYKVNFKNYEYDENKLIIK; this is translated from the coding sequence ATGAGTTTAACAGAATTAACTATAAAGAACAAAGTTACAGCTTATCTATTATTTATTCTTCTTTTAATAGTTGGATACGTATCTTACGATAAGTCAGAAAAAGCTGAAGATCCTGGTTTCACAATTAAAGTAGCATTAATTACAACTAATTGGCCTGGAGCAAACGCGAAACAAGTTGGTGATTTAGTTAGTAAGAGAATTGCTGATCAAGTTCAAAATATGGATGCTCTTGACTATGTCGAATCCAAAAATGTTGATGGACAATCAAATGTATATGTAAATATAAAAAGTGAATATAAAGATTTACAGCCTGTTTGGCAAGAGTTAAGAGATAGAATTAATACTTTCGTTGTTCCTTATTTGCCAACTGGAGTCCAAACACCACAAATAAATACATATTTTGGTGATGTGTATGGAACTCTTTTAGCATTGGGTGGAGATGGGTATACATATGAAGAGCTTTATGAAACTGCAACAAAATTAAAAGAAACACTTTTATTTGCTGTTCCACAAATTGGAAGAATTGATATAAGTGGAGTTCAAAGTCAAACTATATATGTTGATATCGACAATAAACTCCTTTCACAAACTGGAATTACCTTACAAACTATTCTTACAACTTTAAATAATTCTAATATTATTATCAAGGGTGGGGATATTGTTATCAATGAAGATAGATTAAAAATAAATCCAACTGGTAATTTTGAAAGTATAGAAGATATTAAAAATACCGTTATTACAAGTAATGATGGAAAAGAAAGTATTTACCTTAAAGAAATTGCTAATATCTATAAAGGATATCAAGAACCATCACCATATTCAATAGATTTCAATGGGAATAATGCAATTACTTTGGGAGTTTCTTTAGGATCTGGTGAAGATATTTTAGTTATGAGTAATGGAATTCAAAATACTTTAAAAGAGTTCAAAAAAAATCTTCCTATAGGTTTAGAAATAGGTGAAATTTATTATCAACCTGATTTAGTGCAAGTAAAAGTTACCTCTTTTATTGCTAATCTTTTTCAAGCTGTAATTACAATAGTTCTTGTTATGCTAGCATTTTTAGGAATTAGATCTGGTCTTATAGTTGCTGCTCTTACTCCAACATCAATCGCATTTACTTTAATTGGTTTATACTATATGGATTATGGTATTAATCAAATTACCTTGGCTGGTCTTATAATTGCTCTTGGAATGTTAGTAGATAATGCTGTTGTTATGTCTGAAAATATTATTGTTCTTTTAGAAAATGGAAAAGGAAGAATGGAAGCTTGCTTAGAATCTGCTAAAACTCTTGCTATTCCTTTACTTGTAAGTTCTATAACAACAATAATGGCATTTTCTCCTATTATTTTGAATAAAGAGGACATGGGACAATATGTTGGACCATTAACAATAGTTGTTATGTTAGCTTTAATTGGATCATGGCTTATAAATCAAACTTTGATTCCATTGCTTTGCTATGATTTTATTAAAATAAAAGCTGGAGAAAAACAAGACTTAAATAGTAAACCATATCTAATATATAGAAATATTCTTTTAACAGTTCTAAAAAATAAAAAGATAACTCTTATTGGAACTGCTATTTCATTTATTTTAGGACTTTGGCTACTTGGGCTTGTTCCAAACAATTTTATGCCAGCTTCAACTGACCCTGTTATGTCAACATACATAAGATTACCTAAAGGTACTGACATAAACTTTACAAGAGAAGTGGTTAAAGATGCCAATAATTTTATATCTAAAAATTATTCGACTGGAGATCAAGAACCACTACCTCCAACACTTTGGGACTACATAACAACTGGTGGAACAACTTTAGTTTATAAAAAACCTGGAGTTTTAAGTTGGGGGTCTTTTATAGGAGGTGGAGCTCCAAGATTCTCTACAGGATATACTCCTGAAACTCGTTTAACTGAATATGCTTATATAATGTATAATTTAACTGATTATACTCTAATTCCTAAAATAAGTACTGAAATAAACACTTACTTAAAAAATAAATATCCAAGTATTGATATTGTTACCAAAGGTTTAGGAAGTGGAGTTACTTTAGAAAAAGATTTAGGATATGTTTTAACATCAAATGATATTACACTTCTTAAAAAATGTGCTAACGAACTTAAAAATAAACTTAATAATACTCCTGGTGCATACTCTATCTCAGATGCTTGGGGTAATGAAGTACCTGATATTAGTATAGAAATAAATCAAGAAAAAGCTCAAGCAGCTGGATTTAATAACGATACAATTGGAAAAGATTTACAATTTGTTCTACAAGGTTATAATGCTACTGTTTTTAGAGATTTCAATGCTCCTCCTCAAAGTACAATCATTCCTGTTGTATTAAGAGGAAAAAATACTTATAAAAATGATATTAAATCTATTGAATCTATTGAGTTAATAAACTCTTCTGGAAAAGCTGTTCCTTTAAAACAGATTGCTAATATAAAATTAGATTTTAGACAAAATTATATTTCTACAAGAAATATGGCTTACTCTATCGAAATTGATGCAGCTGTTAAAGATGATACTACCCCTTTAGAGGTTAATAAACTCGTAGAACCATGGCTAAAAGAAAAACTAAAAGAATGGGGTCCTAATATAAAGTATTATCCATCTGGAATAATGAAAACATCTAAAGAAAATCAAGATGCATTATTTGCACAAGTTCCTTTTGCGATACTTATGATGTTTGTTTTAGTTGTAGGACAATTTAATTCTATGAAAAAAGGATTAACTATAATGCTTGTTATTCCATTATCTCTTTTAGGAATTGCTATTGGTCTTCTAATTACAAATACGCAACTAGGATTTATGGCTATGATTGGAATTATATCCTTAGCTGGGGTCGTTTTAAATCATGCAATTATTTTAGTTGATAAAATGACAATTGAAAAAGAAGAGTTAAAAAGAAGTGATCAAGATGCAATCGTATTTGGATGTCAATCTAGACTTAGACCTATATTCCTAACTGTTGCAACTACTTTAGTTGGGCTTATGCCTCTGTACTTTTTTGGAGGTCCACTTTTTCAACCATTAGCCGTTGTATTAATCTTTGGTTTAGCAACAGACACAGTTTTAGCTCTAGGAGTTATTCCGGTTATTTATGCAACTTTCTATAAAGTTAATTTTAAAAATTATGAATATGATGAAAATAAATTAATTATAAAATAA
- a CDS encoding efflux RND transporter periplasmic adaptor subunit: MKNKFLIFLLTLSVLACGKKESNNKNENIKPVVYEVVGSKENSVKRTYSGTIRSEALSNLSFRVSGTINKRIADLGDTVKKGEILATLDNTEYVLNYEKALADLAKGQASFAETEANYKRSQILYLENSISKASYDSAIAQYKSAFSTVNALKEALNLAKLKLSYTQLKAPENGTIGQVKSEVNQIVSPETTIFILNSDGDRSVEFNVSQSIVGKLKQGQIVNITISSLNNKKIDGVITNIGTLSTGYGSTYPVKAKLNDANSSDIKVGMIANISLNTLEEDENIISLPLSSIITGPSNEKYVYVVTDIVNNIGISKKQKVEVLNTPTSNGIIITSGLSHGDFVITKGSNQVLENQKVSLIKGEM, from the coding sequence TTGAAAAATAAATTTTTAATTTTTTTACTAACACTATCAGTTTTAGCTTGTGGTAAAAAAGAAAGTAATAATAAAAATGAAAATATAAAACCAGTTGTTTATGAAGTTGTAGGTTCGAAAGAAAATTCAGTTAAAAGAACATACTCTGGAACTATTAGATCAGAAGCTCTGTCAAATCTAAGTTTTAGAGTTTCTGGAACTATAAATAAAAGAATTGCTGATTTAGGAGATACTGTAAAAAAAGGTGAAATTTTAGCAACATTAGATAATACTGAGTATGTGCTAAACTACGAAAAAGCTTTAGCAGATTTAGCCAAAGGACAAGCTTCTTTTGCAGAAACAGAAGCTAATTATAAAAGGTCTCAGATTCTTTATTTGGAAAATAGTATTTCTAAAGCATCTTATGATAGCGCTATAGCTCAATATAAATCTGCTTTTTCTACTGTAAATGCCTTAAAAGAAGCTTTAAATTTAGCTAAGTTAAAACTTAGTTACACACAATTAAAAGCACCAGAAAATGGAACTATTGGACAAGTTAAAAGTGAAGTTAATCAAATTGTTAGTCCTGAGACTACTATTTTTATCTTAAATAGTGATGGTGATAGAAGTGTTGAATTTAATGTTTCACAATCTATCGTTGGGAAATTAAAACAAGGACAAATTGTTAATATTACTATATCATCTCTAAATAATAAAAAAATAGATGGAGTTATAACTAATATTGGAACTCTTTCAACTGGTTATGGAAGTACATACCCTGTTAAAGCTAAATTAAACGATGCTAATTCCTCAGATATAAAAGTTGGAATGATTGCTAATATATCTTTAAATACATTAGAGGAGGATGAAAATATAATCTCTCTTCCTTTAAGTTCTATCATTACAGGCCCTAGTAACGAAAAATATGTTTATGTTGTTACAGATATTGTAAATAATATTGGTATTTCTAAAAAACAAAAAGTAGAAGTTTTAAATACTCCAACATCAAATGGAATTATTATAACATCTGGCTTAAGTCACGGGGACTTTGTAATAACAAAAGGAAGTAATCAAGTGTTAGAAAACCAAAAAGTTTCTTTAATAAAAGGTGAGATGTAA